AATCACACCAGGCATGTATATCGATCCTGCGGCTTTGCCGACCACTCAAAACAATGTGGAGTATGCCTTCCAAAGCCATACTGGAAGGAACATGGCTAGAGATATAGGAGCTGTTTTGAAACCTGAAATAGATTACCTGCAGGCCGTGCATCCTGCGGCAACAGCCCCACCTGACACAGCACTACCTGGTTCAATTTGAGATATGAGATTTACTTGGTCACCCTCGACCATGGAATCGGTTCGAGTCATACCAATTTTCGAGACAAGCTCCTGCTCATAGACTGGAACATTGGCACATCCGCCTAAAAAAACGGATGCTGTCAGGATAACAACTGAGACTGCGAAGATGGAACTACGGCTGATTTGGGCACGCATAGAAGATAAGTGATTTTAAACCAAGACGGCTTTCTGGGGATATTATTCCAAAAAACGCGAAATGAGCCTGAAAACGCAAAGTACCTCAAAGAAGGTAGATTTTCTCAGCACATTCCCCGCTCAAAGAGTGCTTAAGAATCCCTCAATCCGCCTCAGTGCTTCACCAATGTTCTCAATCGAATTGGCATAGGAAAAACGAATAAACCCCTCACCTTGCTGACCGAAGCCATCACCTGCCAAGCAAGCAACACCTGCCTCTTCTAGCAAGCGTCCCTCCAACTCCTTCGAACTTAGAGGGAGCTCTGAAACATTAGCAAAGGCGTAAAACGCGCCCTTGGGCACCCGACAAGAGATACCGGGAATTCTGTTTAGACCATCAATGAAGAAATCACGACGCTTTAAGAATTCTGCCCGCATTTCAGCCAACGCATCCTGCGGTCCATTCAACGCCTCCATGCCTGCACGCTGAGAAAAGGATGCGGTACAGGAGTTACTATTGACCATGAGTCGCTCAATCGAATCGACCATCCAATCGGGGAAAATCCCGTAGCCAAGACGCCAACCTGTCATCGAGTAACTCTTTGAAAAGCCATCGAGGATAACAGCCCGATCGAGCACGCCCTCAAATTGAGTAATCGATTCAAACTCATCTTCATAGAGCAACTCGGAATAAATTTCGTCGGTCAAAATCACTACATCGTGGTTAACACAAAGTTCGGCGATCTTCTGCAGATCATCCTTCCCGAGAACACCACCTGTCGGATTCTGAGGTGAATTCAGGATGAGCAATTTAGTTTTGCCAGAAACAAGCTGCTCCAATTTTTCTACATCGAAACTAAAATCATTTTCTTCCAGCAATGGCAGCGGCACCGCTTTACCACCGGCATAATCAATCAACGATTTATAGATGGGAAATCCCGGATCCGGATAAACCACCTCATCGCCAGGTTCTACCAAACTAAGCATGGTGTAGAACATCACCGGTTTACCTCCAGGCGTCACAACCACCTGCGAGCCATTCACCTCGATGTTTCGGGTTTTCGAAATATGACCAGCAATGAGCTCGCGGAAATCAGGCTGCCCACAGGTAGGGCCATAGCTCGTCCATCCTTCATCAATAGCCCGTTTACCTGCCTCAACAATGTTGGACGGCGTAGGGAAATCTGGCTGCCCAATCTCGAGGTGAACGATATCCTTACCTTGTGCTTCAAGGTCTTTCGCTTTGGCTAAGACTTTGAAGGCCGTTTCCGTTCCAAGTTGCTGAACAGCATGAGTCAATTGCATCGCGGAAAACTAGGGATCTAAAATTCTACCAACAAGTAAAATTCCATTTTACAAACGTATTTTCCGTTAAAAATAAAACACTCGTATATCGAGGACTTTCGACTACATTAAGCCCCAATTCAATTTTCAATACCCTGCTTCATAAACCCTAAGAAAACCCTATGAATACGAGACGAATCGATCGTCGGACCTTTTTAAAAGGCACCGGTGTCGCGATGGCTCTGCCATTTTTTGAAAGCATGGGCCCTATGAGCGTGGAAGCGGTTGGAGCGGCCGCCAAGACCAGTGCAGCCGGATCACCCATGCGAATGGTCTGCATCGGCAATCCCCTGGGGCTGATGCCGGACAGTTTCTTCCCCAAAGGGAATGGCCGGGACTATGAGCTATCTCCCCTGCTCCAACCTATTGCCCGACATCGTGATGACTTCACCATTTTCTCCAATTTGGATCATGACATCTCGGGCGGTCACAGTGCCGTACATGCCTTCTTGAGCGGCATTAAAGATTCAGATGCCTCGGACTGGCCGGAAGGAAACATATCGGTCGATCAACGAGCAGCCGAATTCGTGGGTACTCGAACTCGCTATTCATCCTTGGTTATTTCAACGGGCTCAGGGGACGGTGATCTACGCTGCAAACTCTCCTGGACTAGAAATGGGGTCAACGTACCGCCAGTGACCCGAGCCAGAGATCTTTTTCGAGCGTTGTTCGTGAGTGACGATCCAAAATCACTCGCCAAACGCCAAGCCGCCTACGACGTAAATGAAAGCATCCTCGATGCCGTGAACAGTCAGGCTAAAATCCTGAGTCGCCAACTGGGGAAAACGGATCAGGAAAAGTTAGACGAATACCTGAACTCGGTTCGTGAAGTGGAAAAGAAACTGGGCATGTCTCGCGAGTGGCTGCATAAGCCCAAACCCACGGTTGATATAGACGAGCCGGGTGAAGGCGATCTTACCTATACGGTGCCCGCCTTCTACGACCTGCTTGCCCTCGCCCTGGAAACTGACTCTACGCGTGTTGCAACTCTAGGTGTGCCAGGGAACATCTCTACCGCTGACCTGGGGCTCGTGGGTAGTTACCATGGTTTTTCACACCATGGTAAAGCGGAGAAACTCCGACGCGGACTCTTTGTCATAGAAAAATTCCAGGTAGAACAAATGGGACGATTCTTAGACCGCCTAAAAGCAATCAAGGAACCCGACGGACAATCCCTCTTCGATCGAACCATGGTTCTAATGGGAAGTGGCATGGGTAATGGAAGCTCTCACTCAAACAAGAATCTACCAGTGCTACTGGCAGGAGGCGGATTCAAGCATGGGGAGCATAAGATTCTTCCTACTGAGAGTCATAAGCGAATTCCTTTGTGCAATCTCTACAGCTCTATGCTTCAACGCTTCGGATTGGAGATTGATCAATTCAACAAAGGATCCGGAACTTTGACTGGACTCGAAATCGCATGAAGCACATCAGATATCGTTTTGTCACGACGCTGATTCTGCTTAGTGCATTCAGCTGTATCCTATCGGCAAATACCTACCAGAAGACAGTCGAACCATTTCTTGAGACGTACTGCATCCAATGCCATGGTGCCGATAAACAAAAAGGAGATCGCCGTTACGATACTTTAAACAATGATTTACTGGATCCTGATTCACTCATTCTTTGGCAGGACATTGTTGACCTCATGAACCTGGGTGACATGCCGCCCGAGGAAGAAAAACAACCAGACCCATCTGAACGCCTGGAAGTCATAGAATGGATCACGGAGAATCTGGAAGTTGCCTATGCTAACCACAAAAGCAACGACCGCAGAACGGTCCTTCGGCGTCTGAACAAGCTTGAGTACAATCGAAGCGTCCGTGACCTTCTCAAGCTGGAACCGATCCTCATGGATCCGACGGAATCATTTCCGCCCGACGAGGTGGAAGAGAATTTCAACAACATCGGTTCGGCACTCATAACGTCAGACTTTTTACTACAAGGCTATCTAGATGCAGCTGAGGCATACGTTGAGCAAGCCTCACGCGTGGGTCCAAAGCCAGAAA
This genomic stretch from Opitutia bacterium ISCC 52 harbors:
- a CDS encoding pyridoxal phosphate-dependent aminotransferase, whose translation is MQLTHAVQQLGTETAFKVLAKAKDLEAQGKDIVHLEIGQPDFPTPSNIVEAGKRAIDEGWTSYGPTCGQPDFRELIAGHISKTRNIEVNGSQVVVTPGGKPVMFYTMLSLVEPGDEVVYPDPGFPIYKSLIDYAGGKAVPLPLLEENDFSFDVEKLEQLVSGKTKLLILNSPQNPTGGVLGKDDLQKIAELCVNHDVVILTDEIYSELLYEDEFESITQFEGVLDRAVILDGFSKSYSMTGWRLGYGIFPDWMVDSIERLMVNSNSCTASFSQRAGMEALNGPQDALAEMRAEFLKRRDFFIDGLNRIPGISCRVPKGAFYAFANVSELPLSSKELEGRLLEEAGVACLAGDGFGQQGEGFIRFSYANSIENIGEALRRIEGFLSTL
- a CDS encoding DUF1552 domain-containing protein, which produces MNTRRIDRRTFLKGTGVAMALPFFESMGPMSVEAVGAAAKTSAAGSPMRMVCIGNPLGLMPDSFFPKGNGRDYELSPLLQPIARHRDDFTIFSNLDHDISGGHSAVHAFLSGIKDSDASDWPEGNISVDQRAAEFVGTRTRYSSLVISTGSGDGDLRCKLSWTRNGVNVPPVTRARDLFRALFVSDDPKSLAKRQAAYDVNESILDAVNSQAKILSRQLGKTDQEKLDEYLNSVREVEKKLGMSREWLHKPKPTVDIDEPGEGDLTYTVPAFYDLLALALETDSTRVATLGVPGNISTADLGLVGSYHGFSHHGKAEKLRRGLFVIEKFQVEQMGRFLDRLKAIKEPDGQSLFDRTMVLMGSGMGNGSSHSNKNLPVLLAGGGFKHGEHKILPTESHKRIPLCNLYSSMLQRFGLEIDQFNKGSGTLTGLEIA